In Cryptomeria japonica chromosome 10, Sugi_1.0, whole genome shotgun sequence, a genomic segment contains:
- the LOC131058816 gene encoding F-box/kelch-repeat protein At5g15710-like translates to MCSELGKECIPVEEDENSVWAESIPQHVMESILARLPVECVLRFPIVCRDWNIFFSSQNFLTLWSQTPKRDQWLVLCGNSYCLAYSFSTSKWLTTSLSAFPVCGYKGSELGLFLLQKFTPLGWRFFVFNPVTQTSFQLPPVSPILLKTFASYIRKGGQGDDYKVVVVGSNWGGANIVQIYDSCDKSWEIAGQINLLKVPTEIAFCNSWFFFTSLEPIVGVGIRVCRYDCTVSTFIPMPASYDLSVPKLLVCGKLFLIVVPILKITDIMDIIVWQLESQENFKDPFWKEITRMPQLILEKFDSKSKWDLSDCIGFEDYLCFRIWGGIDVVEYNLIEGSWKHLSKCPTTDRDEIMCSFSFQPNPLIKL, encoded by the coding sequence ATGTGCTCTGAATTGGGCAAAGAATGTATTCCagttgaagaagatgaaaattcaGTATGGGCGGAGTCAATTCCCCAACATGTAATGGAGAGCATACTTGCTCGGCTTCCTGTAGAGTGTGTGCTGCGTTTTCCGATAGTATGTAGGGATTGGAATATTTTCTTTTCCTCCCAAAACTTCTTGACCCTCTGGTCTCAAACGCCAAAGAGGGATCAATGGCTAGTTCTGTGTGGAAACAGTTATTGTCTGGCTTACAGCTTCTCCACTAGCAAATGGTTGACTACATCGCTTTCTGCATTTCCTGTGTGTGGTTATAAGGGATCAGAGCTAGGTCTATTCTTACTGCAAAAATTTACTCCCTTGGGATGGAGATTCTTTGTTTTCAATCCAGTCACACAAACAAGTTTTCAGCTTCCTCCAGTATCGCCCATCTTGCTCAAGACTTTTGCTTCATACATTAGGAAAGGAGGTCAGGGAGATGACTACAAAGTGGTAGTGGTGGGCTCCAATTGGGGGGGTGCAAACATTGTGCAAATCTATGATTCTTGTGATAAGTCATGGGAAATTGCAGGGCAGATAAATCTTTTGAAGGTCCCCACTGAGATAGCTTTTTGCAATAGTTGGTTTTTCTTTACCTCGTTAGAGCCCATTGTGGGTGTTGGCATTAGGGTTTGCAGATATGATTGTACTGTCAGCACTTTTATACCAATGCCTGCAAGTTATGACTTGTCTGTGCCTAAGCTTCTTGTTTGTGGGAAGCTATTCCTAATAGTTGTACCCATATTAAAGATAACTGATATAATGGATATTATTGTTTGGCAGTTGGAAtctcaagaaaatttcaaagatCCTTTTTGGAAAGAGATTACAAGGATGCCTCAATTGATACTTGAGAAATTTGACAGTAAATCGAAATGGGATCTATCTGATTGCATTGGATTCGAGGATTACTTGTGCTTCAGAATCTGGGGGGGCATTGATGTGGTTGAATATAATTTAATTGAAGGGTCTTGGAAACATCTGTCAAAATGCCCAACTACAGACAGGGATGAGATCATGTGTAGCTTTTCCTTTCAGCCCAATCCTCTTATCAAATTGTGA